One genomic window of Leptospira paudalimensis includes the following:
- a CDS encoding glycogen/starch synthase translates to MKILHASAEYFPYIKMGGLADMLASLTKEQAKTEKVYVALPLIGSMGKEPNWTGKEHKAILPEDANEETVTVSLLTKARFREADESGIKLYFFDSELFRSLDSIYGTTDEHYRFAIFSYACYALSQILQVDAFHAHDWHTALSLALQKNSSHSIPSVFTIHNLAYQGDHPFWMTGFLKEDPFRLVTSPFDHNEKCNYMKAGILSAGQITTVSPGYREETLREPNGFGLSYALQKRGSDYTGILNGIDADEWNPKSDKRIFQTYSVKDWEVGKLKNKTLLYEEIGRPHLPLETPLIGLIGRLTYQKGFPTFLQAFLERRHLPHRYVVLGSGDTETEKAFFHLSDVMPDVFYFYRGYNEALAHKIEAASDFFLMPSLFEPCGLNQMYSHVYGTIPIVSRVGGLRDTVEESIDPRFKTGIVFEPNDAGSLGYALERAKDLYHSEEKRQVVHNIMQLDWTWTKRKKEYDSIYQTAISLLI, encoded by the coding sequence ATGAAGATTCTCCACGCATCCGCAGAATATTTTCCCTACATCAAGATGGGTGGTCTTGCGGACATGCTCGCCTCCCTTACCAAAGAACAGGCGAAGACAGAAAAAGTTTATGTCGCATTACCTCTCATTGGATCGATGGGGAAAGAACCAAATTGGACCGGCAAAGAACATAAGGCCATCCTACCCGAAGATGCGAACGAGGAAACAGTAACTGTGAGTTTACTCACAAAAGCAAGGTTCCGGGAAGCAGATGAATCTGGGATCAAGTTGTATTTTTTTGATTCGGAATTGTTTCGGAGTTTGGATTCCATTTATGGAACGACAGACGAACATTACCGTTTTGCCATTTTTTCCTACGCTTGTTATGCGCTAAGCCAAATCTTACAAGTAGATGCCTTCCATGCCCACGATTGGCATACTGCTTTGTCTCTCGCCTTACAAAAAAATTCGAGCCATTCCATTCCTTCTGTTTTTACAATTCACAACCTTGCGTACCAAGGGGACCATCCCTTTTGGATGACTGGTTTTTTGAAAGAAGATCCCTTTCGCCTTGTCACTAGTCCATTTGACCACAATGAAAAATGCAATTATATGAAGGCAGGGATTTTGTCTGCAGGTCAAATCACAACCGTAAGCCCAGGTTACAGAGAAGAAACCTTACGGGAACCAAATGGATTTGGTCTGAGTTATGCCTTACAAAAACGCGGATCGGATTATACAGGAATTTTAAATGGCATTGATGCAGATGAATGGAATCCAAAGTCTGACAAACGAATTTTCCAAACCTACTCGGTTAAGGATTGGGAAGTAGGAAAATTAAAAAACAAAACTCTTCTTTATGAAGAAATCGGTAGACCCCATTTGCCATTAGAAACACCACTCATTGGTCTGATTGGCAGACTCACCTACCAAAAAGGATTCCCTACATTTTTACAGGCATTTCTGGAAAGACGCCACCTACCACACCGTTATGTGGTTTTAGGTTCTGGGGATACAGAAACCGAAAAAGCTTTTTTTCATTTATCGGATGTGATGCCAGATGTATTTTATTTTTACCGAGGATACAATGAAGCGCTTGCCCATAAAATTGAAGCAGCTAGCGATTTTTTCCTGATGCCATCACTCTTTGAACCTTGTGGCCTCAACCAAATGTATAGTCATGTCTACGGTACCATTCCGATTGTTTCACGTGTGGGTGGATTAAGGGATACAGTTGAGGAATCGATTGATCCCAGATTCAAAACTGGAATTGTCTTTGAACCGAATGACGCGGGTTCGCTGGGTTATGCATTAGAACGAGCAAAAGATCTGTATCATTCAGAAGAAAAAAGGCAAGTTGTTCATAACATCATGCAACTGGACTGGACATGGACCAAACGAAAAAAAGAGTATGATTCCATTTACCAAACAGCAATTTCCCTTTTGATATAA
- the pckA gene encoding phosphoenolpyruvate carboxykinase (ATP) codes for MSVSTNLKGLAELGLKPSEVFHNLSYEEIYQHELNNKEGVTSDNGTMMVDTGIFTGRSPKDKYFVDEPSSQNNIWWGPVNTKVSEAIFNELYAEVTKFLDNKKLYVFDGHAGTNDDTRISLRVVTERAWQHHFCTNMFLRPTKEELAKLNPEFTIINASGYKNAKYKEHGLNSEVFVIFHLAKKICIIGGTEYGGEMKKGIFSVMNYYLPLKNVLTMHCSANVGKDGDSALFFGLSGTGKTTLSTDPNRKLIGDDEHGWDDNGIFNIEGGCYAKTINLDPKTEPEIYAAIRRDALLENVVYDATTKKVDYSSAAKTENTRVSYPIFHIDNIQPGSKAGHPNTVIFLTYDAYGVLPAVSKLSIEQAMYHFLSGYTAKVAGTERGVKEPQATFSACFGQAFMTLHPTFYAKLLGEKMKKHKVNAYLINTGLVGGKYGVGKRMNLPATRQIINEILNGNIEKSEFEKHPVFQVSFPKSVNGVDSHILNPRNAWENKEEYDKTAQDLAKQFVENYKKYLTGSKEFDFSQYGPVA; via the coding sequence ATGTCAGTATCTACTAATCTAAAAGGCCTTGCTGAACTCGGCCTAAAACCGTCCGAAGTCTTCCATAACTTATCATACGAAGAAATTTACCAGCACGAATTGAATAACAAAGAAGGTGTTACTTCTGATAATGGAACAATGATGGTGGATACCGGGATTTTTACGGGTCGTTCCCCTAAAGACAAATACTTTGTCGATGAACCTTCTTCCCAAAACAACATTTGGTGGGGACCGGTAAACACAAAAGTTTCCGAAGCGATTTTTAACGAACTCTACGCAGAAGTCACAAAATTCCTCGATAACAAAAAATTATACGTATTCGATGGCCACGCAGGAACCAACGACGACACACGTATCTCTCTCCGTGTGGTAACAGAAAGAGCTTGGCAACACCACTTTTGCACGAACATGTTCCTTCGCCCAACGAAAGAAGAACTCGCAAAACTCAACCCAGAGTTTACAATCATCAATGCTTCTGGTTACAAAAACGCAAAATACAAAGAACACGGCCTCAACTCTGAAGTGTTTGTGATTTTCCACTTAGCAAAAAAAATCTGTATCATCGGTGGAACAGAATACGGTGGGGAAATGAAAAAAGGGATTTTCTCTGTCATGAACTACTACCTTCCACTCAAAAACGTTCTTACAATGCACTGCTCTGCAAACGTTGGAAAAGACGGAGATAGCGCACTTTTCTTTGGTTTATCTGGAACAGGAAAAACAACTCTTTCCACAGACCCAAATCGTAAACTCATCGGTGATGATGAACATGGTTGGGACGATAACGGAATCTTCAACATTGAAGGTGGTTGTTATGCAAAAACCATCAACCTCGATCCAAAAACAGAACCAGAAATCTATGCAGCGATCCGTCGTGATGCACTCCTCGAAAACGTTGTGTATGATGCGACAACGAAAAAGGTAGATTATTCTTCTGCGGCAAAAACAGAAAACACTCGTGTATCTTACCCAATTTTCCACATCGACAACATCCAACCAGGATCCAAAGCAGGTCACCCAAACACTGTGATCTTCCTTACTTACGATGCATATGGTGTATTACCTGCAGTGTCTAAACTTTCCATCGAACAAGCGATGTATCACTTCCTCTCTGGTTACACAGCGAAGGTAGCAGGAACTGAGCGCGGTGTGAAAGAACCACAAGCAACTTTCTCTGCTTGTTTTGGTCAGGCGTTTATGACTCTCCACCCAACTTTCTATGCAAAACTACTTGGTGAAAAAATGAAAAAACACAAAGTAAATGCATACCTCATTAACACAGGTCTTGTGGGTGGAAAGTATGGTGTTGGAAAAAGGATGAACCTTCCTGCAACTCGCCAAATCATCAATGAAATCCTCAATGGAAACATTGAAAAATCCGAGTTTGAAAAACACCCAGTATTCCAAGTGTCTTTCCCTAAATCCGTAAATGGTGTGGATTCTCATATCCTAAACCCACGTAACGCTTGGGAAAACAAAGAAGAATACGACAAAACAGCGCAGGACCTTGCGAAACAATTTGTAGAAAACTACAAAAAGTATCTCACTGGTTCCAAAGAATTTGATTTCAGCCAATACGGACCGGTAGCGTAA
- a CDS encoding DUF1993 domain-containing protein: MNQSMIYEMTVQSFKKGLGNLLNILEKAESHAEAKKFPFENLLNARLFPDQFPLTKQIQIACDTAKLCVARISGKEAPKHDDTESNLNELKVRIQSILQYLDSYQESDFKTVSEMKVSQPRWEGQYLTGWEYLTHHAIPNFYFHITTAYAILRHNGVEIGKKDYLGEMPFKK; this comes from the coding sequence ATGAATCAATCCATGATCTACGAAATGACTGTCCAATCCTTCAAAAAAGGACTTGGAAATTTACTGAATATTCTAGAAAAAGCAGAATCCCATGCGGAAGCCAAAAAGTTTCCTTTTGAAAATTTACTGAATGCAAGACTCTTCCCTGACCAATTTCCTTTGACCAAACAAATCCAAATTGCATGTGATACTGCAAAACTTTGTGTAGCTCGTATTTCGGGCAAAGAGGCTCCCAAACACGATGATACTGAATCAAATTTAAATGAACTGAAGGTTAGGATCCAATCAATTCTCCAGTATTTAGATAGTTACCAAGAATCAGATTTTAAAACAGTTTCGGAAATGAAAGTGTCTCAACCACGGTGGGAAGGACAATACCTAACGGGATGGGAATACCTTACCCATCATGCGATCCCAAATTTTTATTTCCACATCACAACTGCTTATGCGATTCTCCGTCATAACGGTGTGGAGATTGGAAAAAAAGATTATTTGGGTGAGATGCCATTTAAGAAATAA
- a CDS encoding chitobiase/beta-hexosaminidase C-terminal domain-containing protein translates to MRIKLTFLLFVFLIFNQCVGIIPGNTSQQGLNPLAFLFGLLGGSPSSSQNLSPGTIIDLSGDGNPDATLVDSDGDGVSDGISLTGGPTPNLTLLDTNGDGIPDAVDNNGDGIADYYISPNPPKFLTTGPGGTGNPVVIIIDANGNPLGFDTDGDGTPNDTAIVTILSDTTPPTITSSLLTGTFSTTQTTTLTCSDNEAPGSIVYTLDASTPNFSPKQGTIIAKASQAISLSTEGSHTLQAICRDLAGNLSTPISIVYTIDTKIPALTLVSQSSTSVSASANAINSSTSTWRTDKDGSFAIREGSSCDSGTIVSSGSATANVDQGFVRSYTHFSSEGTKTFRICVTASNGLTGFVSFSLQRDDTAPVVTANPGTGNYGVSTSITLSCSDTGGSGCDKIAYAAQVGSTPANPTIQGTTGTVSNGTLYNAALAMSDASVTYTKFVARDKAGNVSNVSSEIYTVDTEVASITVNSHVTTINHLSNVSINWQSTKSGPFQIRLDGTNCSNGTALSNSGDNVNVTGNVVATTDTLTTIANSHFSEGDHTIRICVTNLVGSYGSTTRSTKKDTTAPVVTMASPSGVGPFVSGTQLQLSCSDTGGSGCEKIIYTLNGTEPTFDGSGAITNGTVYSSPVALANGSNQVKYLARDLAGNVSSTGNESFQVGPPDSPSFVEAQAGGTSAFVQWWPVAGATSYTVYYDNNPGVTLTSTSYGPVTGPYATISGLTGGTLYYFRVVANNAVGTSDISLFESFAYTTSIPAGTSAVGNYFDISTGQNLGSGFELSTVFDSFNEKLLSVATNNSNNGKLSLFQCNHNGTGCTHTDISAGQGMNSALYPSAVIDPIHRKLLVATLNIENGNKFSLFRCNLNGTSCTHTDISSGMNMNFANSPNAVLDLINQKLLVVTINNNGAGNLILIRCNLDGTGCIVTDISAGITSMSGIYRGVALDKFNQKLLVVSRNAGNNNKPSLVRCNLDGTECSHTDISAGQGNGSGNTPSMALDTINGKILVVTANAANNSKLSLFRCNLDGTMCSHSDISTGQSAGNTRSIIFDSANQKFLVVTDYNGKVNLFRGNQDGSSTVFTQITTSQQGSGNFLSPKLILNPINGMLLIPVTQINGGNSGPGLFIW, encoded by the coding sequence ATGCGAATCAAACTCACCTTTTTACTATTTGTTTTTTTAATTTTTAACCAATGTGTCGGTATAATCCCTGGAAACACATCACAACAAGGTTTGAATCCATTGGCTTTTTTATTTGGCCTTCTTGGCGGGAGTCCCAGTTCCTCTCAAAATTTATCCCCTGGCACAATAATTGACCTTTCTGGAGATGGGAATCCTGATGCAACCCTTGTGGATTCCGATGGGGATGGAGTTTCTGATGGAATCAGTCTAACAGGTGGTCCGACTCCTAACCTTACCTTACTTGATACAAACGGTGATGGGATTCCAGATGCAGTCGACAACAATGGTGATGGTATCGCTGACTACTATATTAGTCCCAATCCTCCTAAATTTCTTACAACAGGTCCTGGTGGGACCGGAAATCCTGTGGTAATCATTATCGATGCCAATGGCAATCCACTTGGCTTTGATACCGATGGAGATGGAACCCCGAATGATACGGCTATTGTTACAATCCTTAGTGACACTACTCCCCCTACCATCACCAGTTCTTTGTTAACCGGCACTTTTTCCACCACACAAACAACAACTCTCACTTGTTCTGACAACGAAGCACCAGGATCCATTGTTTATACCCTGGATGCATCAACTCCTAACTTTTCACCGAAACAAGGCACCATCATTGCTAAGGCTTCCCAAGCAATTTCTCTCTCTACTGAAGGAAGTCATACCCTCCAAGCAATTTGTCGTGACCTTGCAGGAAATCTTTCTACGCCGATTAGCATTGTTTATACGATCGATACCAAAATCCCTGCTCTCACTTTAGTGAGCCAATCTTCAACTTCCGTTAGTGCAAGTGCGAATGCGATAAATAGCTCTACTTCCACTTGGAGAACCGATAAGGATGGTTCATTCGCGATACGTGAAGGGAGTTCTTGTGATTCTGGAACGATTGTATCTTCTGGATCTGCAACTGCAAACGTAGACCAAGGTTTTGTCCGTTCATATACTCATTTTTCTAGCGAAGGTACGAAAACCTTCCGCATTTGTGTGACTGCTTCGAATGGACTGACAGGATTTGTTTCTTTTAGTCTACAAAGAGATGATACTGCACCAGTGGTAACAGCAAATCCTGGTACAGGAAACTATGGGGTATCCACATCCATTACTCTCTCCTGTTCCGACACAGGTGGTTCGGGATGTGACAAAATAGCTTATGCGGCACAAGTTGGATCTACTCCTGCAAATCCAACAATACAAGGAACAACTGGAACTGTTTCCAATGGAACTTTATATAATGCAGCTCTTGCCATGTCAGATGCGTCAGTCACCTACACGAAGTTTGTAGCTCGTGATAAAGCGGGAAATGTTTCCAATGTTAGTTCAGAAATCTACACTGTTGATACAGAAGTAGCTTCCATTACCGTAAATTCTCATGTAACAACTATCAATCATTTGTCGAATGTATCAATCAACTGGCAAAGTACAAAATCTGGCCCATTTCAAATTCGGCTAGATGGAACCAATTGTTCAAACGGAACAGCTCTGTCTAATTCAGGGGACAATGTCAATGTCACTGGCAATGTTGTTGCCACAACCGATACACTCACTACGATAGCAAACTCGCATTTTAGCGAAGGTGATCACACCATTAGGATCTGCGTAACAAACCTTGTTGGAAGTTATGGATCTACCACCCGTTCGACTAAAAAAGATACTACTGCACCTGTAGTGACGATGGCATCTCCTTCTGGAGTTGGCCCCTTTGTTTCTGGAACCCAACTCCAACTCAGTTGTTCTGACACTGGTGGAAGTGGATGCGAAAAAATCATTTATACTTTGAATGGCACAGAACCGACGTTTGACGGAAGTGGAGCGATTACCAATGGAACTGTGTATTCATCACCTGTCGCTTTAGCAAATGGATCCAACCAAGTTAAATACTTGGCTCGGGACTTGGCAGGAAATGTTAGCTCTACTGGAAATGAAAGTTTCCAGGTGGGCCCTCCTGATTCACCTTCTTTTGTGGAAGCACAGGCTGGTGGGACTTCAGCATTTGTACAGTGGTGGCCTGTCGCTGGAGCAACATCGTACACAGTGTACTATGATAATAATCCAGGAGTGACTCTAACATCCACAAGTTATGGTCCTGTAACAGGTCCGTATGCTACAATTTCGGGACTTACCGGAGGGACTTTGTATTACTTTCGAGTGGTGGCAAATAATGCTGTCGGGACTAGTGATATTTCGCTATTTGAATCTTTTGCATATACTACTTCAATTCCAGCTGGGACCAGTGCGGTTGGAAATTATTTTGATATATCTACTGGGCAAAACTTAGGATCTGGGTTTGAATTGAGCACAGTATTTGACTCTTTCAATGAGAAACTCTTATCAGTAGCAACTAATAACTCAAATAACGGAAAGTTAAGCTTATTCCAATGCAACCATAACGGTACTGGTTGTACTCACACCGATATTTCTGCTGGTCAAGGTATGAATTCAGCTCTCTACCCGAGTGCTGTCATTGACCCGATTCATCGAAAGTTGTTGGTAGCAACGTTAAACATTGAAAACGGAAATAAGTTTAGTTTATTTAGGTGCAATTTAAATGGAACATCTTGTACTCACACAGATATATCATCAGGAATGAATATGAATTTTGCAAATTCTCCAAATGCAGTCTTAGACCTAATCAATCAAAAATTATTAGTGGTCACAATAAACAACAATGGAGCTGGTAATCTAATTTTAATACGTTGCAATTTGGATGGAACAGGATGTATAGTAACTGATATATCAGCAGGAATTACAAGTATGAGCGGTATCTATAGAGGTGTCGCCTTGGATAAATTCAATCAAAAACTATTAGTTGTGTCTCGAAATGCAGGTAATAATAATAAACCAAGCTTAGTTCGATGCAATTTGGATGGAACTGAATGTTCACACACAGACATATCTGCTGGTCAAGGCAATGGTTCAGGCAATACTCCAAGTATGGCTTTAGATACAATCAATGGGAAGATTTTGGTTGTCACTGCTAATGCTGCAAATAATTCAAAACTTAGCTTATTTCGGTGCAATTTGGATGGAACAATGTGCAGTCATTCTGATATTTCAACCGGTCAATCAGCAGGCAATACACGTTCTATCATTTTTGATTCAGCCAATCAGAAATTTTTAGTTGTTACCGATTATAATGGCAAAGTAAATTTATTTCGGGGAAATCAGGATGGCTCTTCAACTGTTTTCACTCAAATTACCACTTCTCAACAAGGTAGTGGTAATTTCCTAAGCCCGAAACTTATTTTGAATCCAATCAACGGAATGTTATTAATTCCAGTTACCCAAATTAATGGAGGCAATTCTGGCCCAGGTCTATTCATCTGGTAG
- a CDS encoding TPM domain-containing protein has translation MEDGAGVLTDTTIIDSMINAEESSSGLEIAVVTLPTIGNYVPKDFAVALFNHWKIGKKGKDNGILILQVIDQRRVEIEIGYGLEGDLPDIVVSEIREIYTTPPFKLDNFQKGHVDTVAALIKKYNHPEIPVINLLSEGSDTHSNDVSSDASDTSNSNDVKRINVYDYKGKKFTDLTSEEKQILEQTIDTYNTTSNFFLTDEESRLLNEKYEETERLEKEESFHFKSTFVLGYLGLFIFLNLLQRVIVWILPSPTAKYHIVLKTDFILYYGIVISPLILVITMLSLYLGEALFPVSIFLIIASIIVYFIFLGDHRMKKLNMRLQAIRNIPRKCETCGSTMTKLSEEADNKHLSDGQISEEIVNSVDYDVWVCQSCRNHAILKFRNINPEYIYKGTSFPKIKICPECKFETFVCKSSRILSEATYSSSGKVEVKRNCAHCKHHEIEYETIPKKQKSSSGSGSSSGGGGGGGGSFGGGSSGGGGSGGSY, from the coding sequence GTGGAAGACGGTGCCGGAGTCCTAACAGATACTACTATCATCGACAGTATGATCAATGCTGAAGAAAGTTCATCTGGCTTGGAAATTGCAGTCGTAACTTTACCAACTATCGGTAATTATGTGCCAAAAGATTTTGCAGTGGCTCTCTTCAATCATTGGAAAATTGGGAAAAAAGGGAAAGACAATGGAATTTTAATTTTACAAGTCATTGACCAAAGGAGAGTTGAAATTGAAATTGGATACGGACTCGAAGGTGACCTTCCTGACATTGTCGTCAGTGAGATAAGAGAAATTTATACTACTCCTCCCTTTAAATTGGATAACTTCCAAAAAGGACATGTTGATACTGTTGCCGCTCTCATTAAAAAATACAACCACCCCGAAATTCCAGTCATAAATTTATTGTCAGAAGGCAGTGATACACATAGCAATGATGTTAGTTCAGACGCTTCCGACACTTCCAATTCCAATGATGTCAAACGAATCAACGTATATGATTACAAAGGAAAAAAATTTACCGACCTTACCTCAGAAGAAAAACAAATCTTAGAACAGACGATTGACACATACAATACAACTTCTAATTTCTTTTTGACTGATGAAGAATCTCGGCTCTTAAATGAAAAATATGAAGAAACAGAAAGATTAGAAAAAGAAGAATCCTTTCATTTTAAGTCAACTTTTGTTCTTGGTTATTTAGGTCTTTTCATTTTTTTAAATCTATTACAACGAGTCATCGTTTGGATTTTGCCTTCTCCGACTGCCAAATACCACATTGTCCTCAAAACAGATTTTATCTTATACTATGGAATTGTCATTAGTCCACTGATTTTAGTCATTACAATGTTATCCCTTTATCTGGGAGAGGCTCTTTTCCCTGTTTCTATCTTTCTCATCATCGCAAGTATCATTGTTTACTTTATCTTTCTTGGCGACCATCGAATGAAAAAGTTAAATATGAGATTACAAGCAATTCGGAATATTCCGAGAAAATGTGAAACATGCGGATCAACGATGACAAAACTTTCAGAGGAAGCAGATAACAAACATTTGTCGGATGGCCAAATCTCGGAAGAAATTGTCAACTCAGTTGACTATGATGTTTGGGTTTGCCAATCATGTCGCAATCACGCCATCTTAAAATTTCGGAACATCAATCCAGAATACATTTACAAAGGCACTTCGTTTCCTAAAATCAAGATTTGTCCTGAATGTAAATTTGAAACTTTTGTTTGTAAATCCAGTAGAATCCTTTCAGAAGCAACTTACAGCAGTTCGGGGAAAGTGGAAGTCAAACGAAATTGTGCTCATTGCAAACACCATGAAATCGAATATGAAACCATTCCCAAAAAACAAAAAAGTAGTTCTGGATCAGGATCAAGTAGTGGTGGCGGGGGTGGTGGTGGAGGAAGTTTTGGAGGTGGTTCGTCCGGCGGGGGCGGAAGCGGAGGAAGTTACTAA
- a CDS encoding carboxypeptidase regulatory-like domain-containing protein translates to MNLQFLVVSKFYLEERSNHMKFLSKRLTILFFISISLSCILNPIVQTVVNPEDSSEPNPITILGIVAALSPQSIQITGQIIDANGIAVSNGTLTILSRSNPSEGLLDSVDLNYGGRFYMKVSTGDTRIRVSQSNVELFTFTLSIPELGIISVSNQTLAGPRINNLEFYQIGFEPNYFDVFAVNPFDQSSFTAWPSIIQITFTEDIEVPSNMQTYLDTNVSTSPTISLDGSLSSVINGKILEIRNSSGFQIGTNRYTLGIGIRSASGKILSPRSFSYTCNAPCSSP, encoded by the coding sequence ATGAACCTTCAATTCCTTGTAGTTTCTAAATTTTATCTGGAAGAACGAAGTAACCATATGAAATTCCTTTCTAAACGATTAACGATTCTCTTTTTTATTAGTATATCACTCTCTTGTATCTTAAATCCAATTGTACAAACAGTTGTGAACCCTGAAGATTCTTCCGAACCAAACCCAATAACAATCCTTGGAATTGTTGCAGCTCTCTCCCCCCAATCCATCCAAATCACAGGTCAAATTATAGATGCAAACGGTATTGCCGTTTCGAATGGCACACTTACCATTTTGAGCCGTTCCAACCCATCCGAAGGATTATTAGATTCGGTAGACCTTAACTATGGTGGGAGGTTTTATATGAAAGTTTCCACTGGTGATACAAGGATTCGAGTGTCTCAATCCAATGTAGAATTGTTTACATTCACTCTATCCATTCCAGAACTTGGCATCATTTCAGTTTCCAATCAAACGTTAGCTGGACCTCGCATCAATAATCTTGAATTTTATCAGATTGGTTTTGAACCAAATTACTTCGATGTATTTGCTGTAAATCCATTTGACCAATCTTCATTTACAGCATGGCCATCGATCATCCAAATTACATTTACTGAAGATATTGAAGTCCCTTCCAATATGCAAACCTATTTGGACACCAATGTCTCCACTTCACCTACGATCAGTTTGGATGGTAGTTTATCAAGTGTGATCAATGGAAAAATTTTGGAAATTCGGAATTCATCTGGATTTCAAATTGGAACAAATCGTTATACCCTCGGTATAGGGATCAGGTCTGCTTCCGGAAAAATACTCTCTCCCCGTAGCTTTTCCTATACTTGTAATGCTCCTTGTAGCTCTCCTTAA
- a CDS encoding Ig-like domain-containing protein, whose amino-acid sequence MNLRSIQITNFSFRNLSKRIGIFIVPILLFQNCYLNPFVYDLLNPDIEEENKSGLLLGLSGISSSIYVTGIIRNGSGVAQENKEYTVVSSDGNVFGIDSSGTTDKSGRFYLSIGQGDTKIRVTELGEDLVTFTINANGPMIQLKTVDPVNYEIESLFMYNPGNKPMFFDLVSTSPANNESYFGLNPNLTLTFSDSVPEWDLSTLSSLVANNIFVSPAGMSIMSPSISPPNTIILMTNVSVYSTQYTVQFGPGFYSATNVPLTPRSVKFTLLTPP is encoded by the coding sequence ATGAATCTTAGATCTATACAAATAACAAATTTCTCTTTTCGTAATCTCAGCAAAAGAATCGGTATCTTTATTGTACCGATTCTTTTATTCCAAAATTGTTATTTGAATCCTTTTGTTTATGATCTATTGAATCCAGATATAGAAGAAGAAAATAAGAGTGGTCTCTTGCTTGGTTTAAGTGGAATATCTTCCTCTATTTATGTCACGGGAATCATTCGGAACGGTTCTGGAGTCGCACAAGAAAATAAAGAATATACCGTGGTGTCATCTGACGGTAATGTATTCGGAATAGACAGTTCAGGAACCACAGATAAGTCTGGTCGGTTTTATTTAAGCATAGGACAAGGTGATACAAAAATTCGTGTTACAGAATTAGGAGAAGATCTTGTGACATTTACGATCAATGCCAATGGACCTATGATCCAATTAAAAACTGTCGATCCAGTTAATTATGAAATTGAAAGTTTATTTATGTACAATCCTGGAAATAAACCAATGTTTTTCGATTTGGTTAGCACAAGTCCCGCAAACAACGAATCGTATTTCGGATTGAATCCTAATCTAACACTTACATTTTCAGATTCAGTACCGGAATGGGATTTGTCAACTTTATCTAGTTTAGTAGCTAATAATATATTTGTTTCTCCCGCTGGTATGAGTATCATGAGTCCAAGTATATCGCCACCAAACACCATTATTCTAATGACTAACGTTTCCGTTTACAGCACCCAATATACAGTTCAATTTGGACCTGGCTTTTATTCTGCTACAAATGTTCCATTAACTCCTCGATCTGTAAAATTTACTTTATTAACTCCTCCGTAA